In Streptomyces hawaiiensis, one genomic interval encodes:
- a CDS encoding integrin alpha, with the protein MARRPAHAAPASPSAAEKRHDDFNGDGQEDLAVAAPRGKVDRHARAGYVAAVHGSAKGPDLAPKQVISRRSHRHRHRHRLAPLRRGHPRHGRERLLPRHRFRSLTPY; encoded by the coding sequence ATCGCCAGGCGGCCCGCGCACGCCGCCCCCGCTTCTCCGTCCGCCGCGGAGAAGCGCCACGACGACTTCAACGGCGACGGCCAGGAGGACCTGGCCGTCGCCGCCCCGCGCGGCAAGGTCGACAGGCACGCCCGGGCCGGGTACGTGGCCGCCGTGCACGGCTCGGCCAAGGGCCCCGACCTCGCCCCCAAGCAGGTCATCAGTCGACGCTCCCACCGCCACCGCCACCGGCACCGGCTCGCTCCGCTTCGGCGCGGGCACCCTCGGCACGGCCGGGAACGGCTCCTGCCTCGGCACCGGTTTCGCTCGCTGACCCCGTACTGA
- the obgE gene encoding GTPase ObgE, whose translation MTTFVDRVELHVAAGSGGHGCASVHREKFKPLGGPDGGNGGRGGDVILTVDQSVTTLLDYHHSPHRNATNGKPGEGGNRSGKDGQDLVLPVPDGTVVLDKAGNVLADLVGHGTSYVAAQGGRGGLGNAALASARRKAPGFALLGEPGDLRDVVLELKTVADVALVGYPSAGKSSLISVLSAAKPKIADYPFTTLVPNLGVVTAGSTVYTIADVPGLIPGASQGKGLGLEFLRHVERCSVLVHVLDTATLESDRDPVSDLDIIEEELRQYGGLDKRPRIVVLNKIDVPDGKDLAEMVRPDLEARGYRVFEVSAVAHMGLKELSYALAELVAQSRAAKPKEEATRIVIRPKAVDDTGFTVTCEADGLFRVRGEKPERWVRQTDFNNDEAVGYLADRLNRLGVEQELMKAGARGGDGVAIGPEDNAVVFDWEPSMTAGAEMLGRRGEDHRLEGERPAAQRRKDRQAERDEAQQEFDDFEPF comes from the coding sequence ATGACCACCTTCGTGGACCGCGTCGAGCTGCACGTCGCCGCGGGTAGCGGAGGCCACGGCTGTGCCTCCGTCCACCGTGAGAAGTTCAAGCCCCTCGGCGGGCCGGACGGCGGCAACGGCGGGCGCGGCGGGGACGTGATCCTCACCGTCGACCAGTCGGTCACCACGCTGCTCGACTACCACCACTCCCCGCACCGCAACGCCACCAACGGCAAACCGGGCGAGGGCGGCAACCGCTCCGGCAAGGACGGGCAGGACCTCGTCCTGCCGGTGCCGGACGGCACGGTGGTGCTGGACAAGGCGGGCAACGTCCTCGCCGACCTGGTCGGGCACGGTACGTCGTACGTCGCCGCGCAGGGCGGCCGGGGCGGGCTCGGCAACGCGGCGCTGGCCTCCGCCCGGCGCAAGGCGCCAGGGTTCGCGCTGCTCGGTGAGCCGGGGGACCTGCGGGACGTCGTCCTGGAGCTGAAGACCGTCGCCGACGTGGCGCTCGTCGGGTACCCGAGTGCCGGCAAGTCGTCGCTGATCTCGGTGCTGAGCGCCGCCAAGCCGAAGATCGCCGACTACCCCTTCACCACGCTGGTGCCGAACCTCGGTGTCGTCACGGCCGGTTCGACGGTGTACACGATCGCCGACGTGCCCGGGCTGATCCCCGGGGCCAGTCAGGGCAAGGGCCTGGGCCTGGAGTTCCTGCGGCACGTGGAGCGGTGCAGTGTGCTCGTGCACGTCCTGGACACCGCGACGCTGGAGTCGGACCGTGACCCGGTCTCCGACCTCGACATCATCGAGGAGGAGCTGCGGCAGTACGGCGGGCTGGACAAGCGGCCGCGGATCGTCGTCCTGAACAAGATCGACGTACCGGACGGCAAGGATCTGGCCGAGATGGTGCGGCCCGACCTGGAGGCGCGCGGGTACCGCGTGTTCGAGGTGTCGGCCGTGGCGCACATGGGCCTGAAGGAGCTGTCGTACGCGCTCGCGGAGCTCGTGGCGCAGTCGCGGGCCGCGAAGCCGAAGGAAGAGGCCACCCGGATCGTGATCCGGCCCAAGGCCGTGGACGACACCGGCTTCACCGTGACGTGCGAGGCCGACGGCCTGTTCCGGGTGCGCGGCGAGAAGCCCGAACGCTGGGTGCGCCAGACCGACTTCAACAACGACGAGGCGGTCGGTTATCTGGCGGACCGGCTCAACCGGCTCGGTGTCGAGCAGGAGCTGATGAAGGCGGGCGCCCGGGGCGGCGACGGCGTCGCCATCGGCCCCGAGGACAACGCGGTCGTCTTCGACTGGGAGCCGTCCATGACGGCCGGGGCCGAGATGCTCGGCCGACGCGGTGAGGACCACCGGCTCGAGGGGGAGCGGCCGGCCGCGCAGCGCCGCAAGGACCGGCAGGCCGAGCGGGACGAGGCGCAGCAGGAGTTCGACGACTTCGAGCCGTTCTAA
- the rpmA gene encoding 50S ribosomal protein L27 translates to MAHKKGASSTRNGRDSNAQRLGVKRFGGQVVNAGEILVRQRGTHFHPGAGVGRGGDDTLFALAAGSVQFGTHRGRKVVNIVPVA, encoded by the coding sequence ATGGCACACAAGAAGGGCGCATCGTCCACCCGGAACGGTCGCGACTCCAATGCCCAGCGGCTCGGCGTGAAGCGCTTCGGCGGTCAGGTCGTCAACGCGGGTGAGATCCTGGTTCGTCAGCGCGGCACCCACTTCCACCCGGGCGCCGGCGTCGGCCGTGGTGGCGACGACACGCTGTTCGCCCTCGCGGCCGGTTCGGTGCAGTTCGGCACCCACCGTGGCCGCAAGGTCGTGAACATCGTTCCGGTCGCCTGA
- the rplU gene encoding 50S ribosomal protein L21: MYAIVRSGGRQHKVAVGDIVEVDKISTAKVGDSVELSTLLVVDGDAVTSDPWVLAGIKVQAEVVDHHKGQKIDILRYKNKTGYRRRQGHRQQYTAIKVTEIPAAAK, encoded by the coding sequence GTGTACGCCATCGTGCGCAGCGGTGGTCGCCAGCACAAGGTTGCTGTCGGCGACATCGTTGAGGTTGACAAGATTTCCACTGCCAAGGTTGGCGACTCGGTCGAGCTCTCGACCCTGCTCGTTGTCGACGGCGACGCCGTGACCAGCGACCCGTGGGTGCTGGCCGGCATCAAGGTCCAGGCCGAGGTCGTGGACCACCACAAGGGCCAGAAGATCGACATTCTGCGCTACAAGAACAAGACCGGTTACCGCCGTCGCCAGGGCCACCGCCAGCAGTACACGGCGATCAAGGTCACTGAGATCCCCGCGGCTGCGAAGTAA